Proteins from one Pseudomonas grandcourensis genomic window:
- the ilvD gene encoding dihydroxy-acid dehydratase, giving the protein MPDYRSKTSTHGRNMAGARALWRATGMKDDDFKKPIIAIANSFTQFVPGHVHLKDLGQLVAREIERAGGVAKEFNTIAVDDGIAMGHDGMLYSLPSREIIADSVEYMVNAHCADAIVCISNCDKITPGMLMASLRLNIPVIFVSGGPMEAGKTKLASHGLDLVDAMVIAADSSASDEKVAEYERSACPTCGSCSGMFTANSMNCLVEALGLALPGNGSTLATHSDREQLFLQAGRTIVELCKRYYGENDESVLPRNIANFQAFENAMTLDIAMGGSTNTILHLLAAAQEAEIDFDLRDIDRLSRHVPQLCKVAPNIQKYHMEDVHRAGGIFSILGSLARGGLLHTQLPTVHSRSMEEAIAKWDITQTNDEAVHHFFKAGPAGIPTQTAFSQSTRWETLDDDRENGCIRSVEHAYSQEGGLAVLYGNIALDGCVVKTAGVDESIHVFEGNAKIFESQDSAVRGILADEVKEGDIVIIRYEGPKGGPGMQEMLYPTSYLKSKGLGKACALLTDGRFSGGTSGLSIGHASPEAAAGGAIGLVQDGDKVLIDIPNRSINLLVSDEELAARRVEQDKKGWKPVEVRPRKVTTALKAYALLATSADKGAVRNKAMLDGL; this is encoded by the coding sequence ATGCCTGATTACCGCTCGAAAACATCCACCCACGGCCGCAACATGGCCGGCGCCCGCGCACTGTGGCGCGCCACGGGGATGAAAGATGACGACTTCAAGAAGCCGATCATCGCCATTGCCAACTCCTTTACCCAGTTCGTACCGGGCCACGTGCACCTCAAGGACCTGGGCCAACTGGTCGCCCGCGAGATCGAACGCGCTGGCGGCGTGGCGAAGGAATTCAACACCATCGCTGTCGATGACGGCATCGCCATGGGCCACGACGGCATGCTCTATTCGCTGCCGAGCCGCGAAATCATCGCCGACTCCGTCGAGTACATGGTCAACGCCCACTGCGCCGATGCAATCGTCTGCATTTCCAACTGCGACAAGATCACCCCTGGCATGCTGATGGCGTCCCTGCGCCTGAACATCCCGGTGATCTTCGTCTCCGGCGGCCCGATGGAAGCCGGCAAGACCAAACTCGCCTCCCATGGCCTCGACCTGGTCGACGCCATGGTGATCGCCGCCGACTCCAGCGCTTCTGACGAGAAAGTTGCCGAGTACGAGCGTAGCGCCTGCCCGACCTGCGGTTCGTGCTCCGGCATGTTCACCGCCAACTCGATGAACTGCCTGGTCGAAGCGCTGGGCCTGGCCTTGCCGGGCAACGGTTCGACCCTGGCCACCCACAGCGACCGCGAGCAGCTGTTCCTGCAGGCCGGCCGCACCATCGTCGAGCTGTGCAAGCGTTACTACGGCGAGAACGACGAGTCGGTATTGCCGCGCAACATCGCCAACTTCCAGGCGTTCGAAAACGCCATGACCCTGGACATCGCCATGGGCGGTTCCACCAACACCATCCTGCACTTGCTGGCCGCAGCCCAGGAAGCCGAGATCGATTTCGACCTGCGCGACATCGACCGTCTGTCCCGTCACGTGCCGCAACTGTGCAAGGTCGCGCCGAACATCCAGAAGTACCACATGGAAGACGTGCACCGCGCTGGCGGGATCTTCAGCATCCTCGGTTCGCTGGCCCGTGGCGGCTTGCTGCACACCCAGCTGCCGACCGTTCACAGCCGCAGCATGGAAGAAGCCATCGCAAAGTGGGACATCACCCAGACCAACGACGAAGCGGTGCACCACTTCTTCAAGGCCGGTCCTGCGGGCATCCCGACGCAAACTGCGTTCAGCCAGTCGACCCGCTGGGAAACCCTGGACGACGACCGTGAAAACGGCTGCATCCGCAGTGTCGAGCACGCTTACTCGCAAGAAGGCGGCCTGGCCGTGCTCTACGGCAACATCGCCCTGGACGGTTGCGTGGTGAAAACCGCCGGCGTCGACGAGTCGATCCACGTGTTCGAAGGCAACGCCAAGATCTTCGAAAGCCAGGACAGCGCCGTGCGCGGCATCCTCGCCGATGAAGTGAAGGAAGGCGACATCGTCATCATTCGCTACGAAGGCCCGAAAGGCGGCCCGGGCATGCAGGAAATGCTCTACCCGACTTCGTACCTGAAATCCAAAGGCCTGGGCAAAGCCTGCGCCCTGCTCACCGACGGCCGTTTCTCTGGCGGTACCTCCGGTCTGTCCATCGGCCACGCTTCGCCTGAAGCAGCTGCTGGCGGCGCGATCGGCCTGGTGCAGGACGGCGACAAGGTGCTGATCGACATTCCGAACCGCTCGATCAACCTGTTGGTCAGCGATGAAGAACTGGCTGCACGCCGAGTCGAGCAGGACAAGAAAGGCTGGAAACCGGTGGAAGTTCGTCCGCGTAAGGTGACCACGGCTTTGAAGGCTTACGCCCTGCTGGCTACCAGCGCCGACAAGGGTGCGGTGCGTAACAAGGCGATGCTTGACGGGCTGTAA
- a CDS encoding PAAR domain-containing protein: protein MRRYYITVGAKTTVKGTVVSGWHRGSINGQAMAREGDEVKCPECDSTGTIICVGPRLSEEWEGRKPALHDDLCKCKCDPPPKLIANQTFRSQRIESGNVAPPARAAAQPATPAEARQPTAEPLPSSFTPPPSRPVTSYNEQSGQVCQNLWRSYQQRAEAIVAPGGILIADPKVRNRAINAAYARLWLEDQRFQWAGLAAFASKQVGCGLLHAADSIDKIQAEHEAQLRWRDAIRRGFSGLFDKRRERERQQSSQRREQAQQEYEQASRNNPLPSGPRFEGESLSYVQKQLQYVHDMLALGNTTLFLDVFPLHAFYKERGLSALKTCLASRKNIFGHVQQPVLWPIEQEKLEFGTYHEEILQAFAAIEAGNIAESVAHLAWHEQQNILQSAMYSDVQLVLLLRGNHFAYVTNFPSGAAAAVELTLASQCLPSEDGRTVGFSSDYFANLADIHQRMPFVLKAATQFDELLRRSDRHLIEQAILDIAAGRGVR, encoded by the coding sequence ATGAGGCGCTACTACATCACCGTCGGGGCCAAAACCACCGTCAAGGGAACCGTCGTCAGCGGCTGGCATCGCGGCAGTATCAATGGCCAGGCCATGGCCCGCGAAGGCGATGAAGTCAAATGCCCGGAATGCGACAGCACCGGGACCATTATCTGCGTCGGTCCACGTCTGTCGGAGGAGTGGGAAGGACGCAAGCCCGCCCTGCACGACGATCTGTGTAAGTGCAAGTGCGACCCGCCGCCCAAGCTGATTGCCAACCAGACTTTCAGGAGCCAGCGGATAGAATCCGGCAATGTTGCGCCACCTGCCCGAGCTGCCGCCCAACCCGCCACGCCGGCCGAAGCACGACAACCGACAGCCGAGCCACTCCCCTCCAGCTTCACCCCGCCGCCAAGCCGTCCTGTAACGAGCTACAACGAGCAGTCGGGACAGGTCTGCCAGAATCTTTGGCGCAGCTATCAGCAAAGAGCCGAAGCTATCGTGGCGCCGGGCGGCATCCTGATCGCCGACCCAAAGGTGCGTAATCGTGCGATCAATGCGGCGTACGCTCGATTGTGGCTGGAGGATCAGCGTTTCCAATGGGCCGGCCTCGCGGCCTTTGCCTCCAAGCAGGTGGGATGTGGCTTGCTGCATGCGGCTGATTCGATCGACAAGATCCAGGCCGAACATGAAGCGCAATTACGCTGGAGGGATGCGATCCGCAGAGGATTCTCCGGGTTGTTCGACAAGCGACGCGAGCGTGAACGGCAGCAAAGCTCACAACGTCGTGAACAAGCGCAACAGGAATACGAACAAGCCAGCCGCAATAACCCACTGCCCAGCGGTCCCAGGTTCGAAGGTGAATCATTGTCGTACGTGCAGAAGCAACTCCAGTACGTGCACGACATGCTGGCGCTGGGCAATACCACGCTGTTTCTGGATGTATTTCCGCTGCATGCTTTTTACAAGGAGCGTGGGTTGTCGGCGCTCAAGACATGCCTCGCTTCACGAAAAAACATATTTGGGCATGTACAACAACCTGTGTTGTGGCCGATCGAGCAGGAAAAACTGGAGTTTGGCACTTACCATGAGGAAATACTTCAAGCCTTCGCGGCCATTGAGGCTGGCAACATTGCCGAAAGCGTTGCGCATCTGGCTTGGCACGAACAACAGAACATTCTGCAATCAGCAATGTACAGCGACGTGCAACTGGTACTTCTGCTACGTGGCAATCATTTCGCCTATGTCACGAACTTCCCCTCCGGCGCTGCTGCAGCCGTCGAGCTGACCCTGGCTAGCCAGTGCCTTCCCAGCGAAGACGGACGGACCGTTGGCTTCAGCAGCGATTACTTTGCCAACCTAGCCGATATCCATCAGCGCATGCCCTTTGTGCTCAAAGCCGCGACACAGTTTGATGAGCTGCTGCGGCGCTCTGATCGCCACCTGATTGAACAGGCGATTCTCGACATTGCCGCAGGTCGGGGCGTGCGATGA
- a CDS encoding DUF6124 family protein, giving the protein MLKITPDPPKTDNLSAHINTTPRKPSRTFVIAPGLDTETLLAHACESLASANVMASDFAGLLEGSQRSTMLGIAQVIMLGELAVNQALDNLDPQ; this is encoded by the coding sequence ATGCTGAAAATTACCCCTGATCCCCCAAAAACCGACAACCTCTCCGCCCACATCAACACCACCCCGCGCAAACCCAGCCGAACATTCGTGATCGCGCCCGGCCTTGACACCGAAACCCTGTTGGCCCACGCCTGCGAATCCCTCGCCTCGGCCAATGTCATGGCCAGCGATTTCGCCGGACTGCTGGAAGGCTCGCAACGCAGCACAATGCTGGGGATTGCTCAGGTCATCATGCTGGGCGAGCTGGCGGTGAATCAGGCGTTGGATAACCTCGACCCGCAGTAA
- a CDS encoding haloacid dehalogenase-like hydrolase produces MKFAPKLLAAALCLGLAGQVLATDLKHWPADQAKALEAMIAANANKGNYAVFDMDNTSYRYDLEESLLPFMENKGLITRDKLDPSLKLMPFKDTADHKESLFSYYYRLCEVDDMVCYPWVAQVFSGFTLTELKGYVDEMMASGKPVPATYYEGDVVKKLDVNPPKIYTGQQELYNKLMENGIEVYVMTAASEELVRMVAADPKYGYNVKPQNVIGVSLLLKDPKTGELTTARKQITAGKYDEKANLGLELTPYLWTPATWMAGKHAAILTYIDEWKKPVLVGGDTPSSDGYMLFHSVDVAKGGIHLWVNRKDKYMTQIQGMMAKNAAAQAKEGMTVTADKNWVIVKPEDIQ; encoded by the coding sequence ATGAAGTTCGCACCGAAATTGCTGGCAGCAGCACTTTGCCTGGGCCTCGCCGGCCAGGTACTTGCAACGGATCTGAAACACTGGCCCGCCGATCAGGCCAAGGCGTTGGAGGCGATGATCGCCGCCAACGCCAACAAAGGTAACTACGCGGTGTTCGACATGGACAACACCAGTTACCGCTACGACCTCGAAGAGTCGTTGCTGCCGTTCATGGAAAACAAGGGCCTGATCACCCGCGACAAGCTCGATCCCTCCCTGAAGCTGATGCCGTTCAAGGACACCGCCGACCACAAGGAAAGCCTGTTCAGCTATTACTACCGCCTCTGCGAAGTCGACGACATGGTTTGCTATCCATGGGTCGCCCAAGTGTTCTCCGGCTTTACGCTCACAGAGCTCAAGGGCTATGTCGACGAGATGATGGCGTCCGGCAAACCGGTGCCGGCCACTTACTACGAAGGCGACGTGGTCAAGAAACTCGACGTCAACCCGCCGAAGATCTACACCGGCCAGCAAGAGCTGTACAACAAGCTGATGGAGAACGGCATCGAGGTCTATGTGATGACCGCCGCCTCCGAAGAACTGGTGCGCATGGTCGCGGCCGATCCGAAGTACGGCTACAACGTCAAACCGCAGAACGTGATCGGCGTGTCGCTGCTGCTGAAGGACCCGAAGACTGGCGAACTGACCACCGCGCGCAAGCAGATCACCGCCGGCAAGTATGACGAGAAGGCCAACCTCGGCCTCGAACTGACCCCGTACCTGTGGACCCCGGCGACCTGGATGGCCGGCAAGCACGCGGCGATCCTGACTTACATCGACGAGTGGAAAAAACCGGTGCTGGTTGGCGGCGATACCCCTAGCAGCGACGGCTACATGCTTTTCCACAGTGTTGACGTCGCCAAGGGCGGCATCCACCTGTGGGTCAATCGCAAGGACAAGTACATGACCCAGATCCAGGGCATGATGGCCAAGAACGCCGCGGCCCAGGCCAAGGAAGGGATGACGGTGACGGCTGACAAGAACTGGGTGATCGTGAAGCCTGAAGACATCCAGTAA
- a CDS encoding L-cystine transporter has product MNLPLILNLLVFLALLLGLAQTRHTTWSLAKKVLLALVLGVAFGVALHTVYGAGNPVLKASIGWFDLVGNGYVQLLQMIVIPLVFASILSAVARLHNASSLGKISFLTIGTLLFTTAIAALIGIGLTNLFGLTAEGLVAGTQEMARLQTIQTDYAGKVADLNVPQLLLSFIPQNPFADLARAKPTSIISVVIFAAFLGVAALQLLKDDAEKGQKVINAIDTLQAWVMRLVRLVMKLTPYGVLALMTKVVAGSNLQDIIKLGSFVVVSYIGLGLMFVVHGVLVSAAGINPLRFFRKIWPVLTFAFTSRSSAATIPLSIEAQTSRLGIPQSIASFAASFGATIGQNGCAGLYPAMLAVMVAPTVGINPLDPLWIATLVAIVTLSSAGVAGVGGGATFAALIVLPAMGLPVSLVALLISVEPLIDMGRTALNVSGSMTAGAITSQVMQQTDKELLDADEHSALVQA; this is encoded by the coding sequence ATGAATCTGCCGCTGATCCTCAATCTGCTGGTGTTCCTCGCCCTACTGCTGGGCCTGGCGCAAACCCGCCACACCACCTGGAGCCTGGCGAAAAAAGTCCTGCTCGCACTGGTGCTGGGTGTGGCGTTCGGCGTGGCCTTGCACACCGTTTACGGTGCCGGCAACCCGGTACTCAAAGCCTCGATCGGCTGGTTCGATCTGGTGGGCAACGGTTATGTGCAATTGCTGCAAATGATCGTGATCCCGCTGGTGTTCGCCTCGATCCTCAGCGCCGTGGCCCGCCTGCACAACGCCTCGTCGCTGGGCAAGATCAGCTTCCTGACCATCGGCACGCTGCTGTTCACCACGGCCATCGCGGCGCTGATCGGTATTGGCCTGACCAACCTGTTCGGCCTGACCGCCGAAGGCCTGGTGGCCGGCACCCAGGAAATGGCGCGCCTGCAAACCATCCAGACCGATTACGCCGGCAAGGTCGCCGACCTGAATGTGCCGCAGCTGTTGCTGTCGTTCATTCCGCAAAACCCGTTCGCCGATCTGGCGCGGGCGAAGCCGACGTCGATCATCAGCGTGGTGATTTTCGCGGCGTTCCTGGGTGTCGCGGCCTTGCAATTGCTCAAGGATGATGCCGAGAAAGGTCAGAAAGTGATCAACGCCATCGACACCCTGCAAGCCTGGGTGATGCGCCTGGTGCGCCTGGTGATGAAGCTGACCCCGTATGGCGTGCTGGCGCTGATGACCAAAGTGGTCGCCGGCTCGAACCTGCAAGACATCATCAAGCTCGGCAGTTTTGTCGTGGTGTCTTACATCGGCCTGGGCCTGATGTTTGTGGTGCATGGCGTGCTGGTGTCGGCCGCTGGAATCAATCCGCTGCGCTTCTTCCGCAAGATCTGGCCGGTGCTGACGTTTGCCTTCACCAGCCGCTCCAGCGCAGCGACGATTCCGTTGAGCATCGAAGCGCAGACCAGTCGCCTGGGCATTCCGCAGTCCATCGCCAGTTTTGCTGCCTCGTTCGGCGCGACCATTGGCCAGAACGGTTGTGCCGGTCTGTACCCGGCGATGTTGGCGGTGATGGTGGCGCCGACTGTGGGCATCAATCCGCTGGACCCATTGTGGATCGCGACGCTGGTGGCGATTGTCACGCTGAGTTCGGCCGGTGTGGCAGGTGTGGGTGGCGGCGCGACGTTTGCCGCATTGATCGTGCTACCGGCGATGGGCTTGCCGGTTTCGCTGGTGGCGTTGCTGATTTCGGTCGAACCGCTGATTGATATGGGGCGTACGGCGTTGAACGTCAGTGGGTCGATGACGGCGGGGGCGATTACCAGCCAGGTGATGCAGCAGACTGATAAAGAATTGCTGGATGCGGATGAGCATTCGGCGTTGGTGCAGGCTTAA
- a CDS encoding dihydrofolate reductase gives MTKSLPLSLIAALGENRVIGVDNSMPWHLPGDFKYFKATTLGKPIIMGRKTWDSLGRPLPGRLNIVVSRQADLVLEGAEVYPSLEAAVVRAEAWAKEQGVDELMLIGGAQLYAQGLAQADRLYLTRVALSPEGDAWFPEFDLSQWKLVSNVPNPAEGDKPAYNFEVWEKA, from the coding sequence ATGACTAAATCACTCCCCCTCAGCCTGATCGCAGCCCTCGGTGAAAACCGTGTGATCGGCGTCGACAACAGCATGCCCTGGCACTTGCCGGGGGACTTCAAATATTTCAAGGCCACCACCCTTGGCAAGCCGATCATCATGGGCCGCAAGACCTGGGACTCCCTCGGTCGCCCGCTGCCGGGCCGCTTGAACATCGTGGTCAGCCGTCAGGCGGATCTGGTGCTGGAAGGCGCGGAGGTTTATCCGTCGCTGGAAGCTGCCGTTGTTCGTGCCGAAGCATGGGCGAAAGAACAGGGCGTCGATGAGCTGATGCTGATTGGTGGCGCGCAGTTGTATGCGCAAGGGCTGGCGCAGGCTGATCGGTTGTACCTGACCCGCGTGGCGCTGAGCCCGGAAGGGGATGCGTGGTTTCCGGAGTTTGATTTGAGCCAGTGGAAACTGGTGTCGAATGTGCCGAACCCGGCCGAAGGCGACAAACCGGCGTACAACTTCGAAGTCTGGGAAAAAGCCTAA
- a CDS encoding DUF2868 domain-containing protein, with protein MTELNNLWLTETIRLREEYAGPLEDLEANRLARSAGGDLPSRIQRRALWLAERDGLADALKHWLQGARLALIVMAVLAVISGAGLAFAAMGDGLHPVNVFWALGSLLGLNLILLLSWALGLVFAGEHGASLGRLWLWLSEKFARDAKAAQLAPALLLLLQRQKLNRWAIGVLVNGLWLLAMLSALVILLTLMATRRYGFVWETTILSADTFIAVTQALGALPALLGFSVPTEEMIRASGDAALNIESARQAWAAWLVGVLLVYGVVPRLLLALFCLWRWKTGQTALRLDLNLPGYAQLRERLMPTSERLGISDAAPEQLHRVESGVSEQQSDGALLVAIELDDDRPWPPQLPKNVSNAGILDSRESRHKLLEQLSRFPPARLAIACDPRRSPDRGSLALIAELARSASATRVWLLQAPPGEALDAERLGDWHMALQQLELPFADCAPMNWLETGHD; from the coding sequence GTGACTGAACTGAATAACCTCTGGCTGACAGAAACCATCCGCCTGCGCGAAGAGTACGCCGGCCCTCTGGAAGACCTTGAAGCCAACCGACTGGCCCGCAGCGCCGGCGGCGATTTGCCGTCGCGCATTCAACGCCGGGCACTGTGGCTGGCCGAGCGCGATGGACTGGCCGATGCTCTCAAGCACTGGTTGCAAGGCGCGCGACTGGCGCTGATCGTCATGGCGGTGCTGGCCGTGATTAGCGGCGCCGGTCTGGCCTTTGCTGCAATGGGCGATGGCCTGCACCCGGTGAATGTGTTCTGGGCCTTGGGCAGCCTGCTCGGGCTCAATCTGATCCTGCTGCTGAGCTGGGCCCTGGGCCTGGTATTTGCCGGCGAACACGGCGCCAGCCTCGGCCGCCTGTGGTTGTGGCTAAGTGAAAAATTCGCCCGGGATGCCAAAGCCGCACAACTGGCTCCGGCCCTGCTGCTATTGCTGCAACGGCAGAAACTCAATCGCTGGGCCATCGGCGTGCTGGTCAACGGCCTGTGGCTGTTGGCGATGCTCAGCGCGCTGGTGATCCTGCTGACGCTGATGGCGACCCGACGCTACGGCTTCGTCTGGGAGACCACCATCCTCAGTGCCGACACCTTTATTGCCGTGACCCAGGCCCTCGGCGCGCTGCCGGCCCTGCTCGGTTTCAGTGTGCCGACCGAGGAGATGATCCGCGCCAGTGGCGACGCCGCACTGAACATCGAAAGTGCCCGCCAAGCCTGGGCCGCCTGGTTGGTAGGTGTGTTGCTGGTTTACGGCGTGGTGCCGCGCCTGCTGCTCGCGCTGTTTTGCCTGTGGCGCTGGAAGACGGGCCAAACGGCGCTGCGTCTGGATTTGAACCTGCCCGGTTACGCACAGCTGCGCGAACGCTTGATGCCCACCAGCGAACGTCTCGGCATCAGCGATGCGGCGCCTGAGCAACTGCATCGCGTCGAAAGTGGCGTCAGCGAACAACAAAGTGATGGTGCCTTATTGGTCGCCATCGAGCTGGACGACGACCGTCCGTGGCCACCGCAATTGCCAAAAAACGTCAGCAACGCCGGCATCCTCGACAGCCGCGAATCGCGACACAAACTCCTCGAACAACTGAGCCGCTTTCCCCCGGCGCGCCTGGCCATTGCGTGCGATCCACGGCGCTCGCCGGATCGCGGCAGCCTGGCGCTGATCGCCGAACTGGCCCGCAGTGCCAGCGCCACCCGCGTGTGGTTGTTGCAGGCGCCTCCCGGTGAAGCGCTGGACGCCGAACGCCTGGGCGACTGGCACATGGCGCTGCAACAGCTTGAGTTGCCGTTTGCCGATTGTGCACCGATGAACTGGCTGGAGACGGGTCATGACTGA
- a CDS encoding GTPase/DUF3482 domain-containing protein, whose amino-acid sequence MTDTWKQPLKLAVVGHTNVGKTSLLRTLTRDVGFGEVSHRPSTTRHVEGARLSVDGEPLLDLYDTPGLEDAIALLDYLERLERPGERLDGPTRLARFLDGSEARQRFEQEAKVLRQLLASHAGLYVIDAREPVLAKYRDELEVLASCGKPLLPVLNFVSSANHREPAWREALARLGLHALVRFDSVAPPEDGERRLYESLALLLESARPQLEHLIADQQAQRLARQQSAERLIAELLIDCAACRRSVVSEAEQEQQAISELRKAVRQREQRCVEALLKLYAFRPQDAAASDLPLLDGRWGDDLFNPETLKQLGVRVGGGIAAGAAAGAGVDLLVGGITLGAAALAGAIAGGALQTARSYGSRLLGKLKGQRELTVDDNVLRLLALRQRQLLQALNARGHAAMDSIQVATPQDKTWREGKLPEALNKARAHPQWSSLNPHPKLNQAERQEQVEVLAQQL is encoded by the coding sequence ATGACTGACACCTGGAAGCAGCCGCTGAAACTCGCCGTGGTCGGCCACACCAACGTCGGCAAAACCTCGTTGCTGCGCACCCTGACCCGCGACGTCGGCTTCGGTGAAGTGTCCCATCGCCCCAGCACCACGCGGCACGTCGAAGGTGCACGGTTGTCGGTGGACGGCGAGCCCTTGCTCGATCTCTACGACACCCCGGGCCTGGAAGACGCCATCGCCCTGCTCGACTACCTCGAACGTCTGGAGCGCCCCGGCGAACGCCTCGACGGCCCGACGCGGCTGGCGCGTTTCCTCGATGGCAGCGAAGCCCGGCAACGCTTCGAACAGGAAGCCAAGGTACTGCGCCAGTTACTGGCGTCGCACGCCGGGCTCTACGTGATCGACGCCCGGGAGCCGGTGCTGGCCAAGTATCGCGACGAGCTGGAAGTACTGGCCAGTTGCGGCAAACCCTTGCTGCCGGTGCTGAACTTCGTCAGCAGCGCCAATCACCGCGAACCGGCCTGGCGTGAGGCGCTGGCGCGGCTGGGCTTGCATGCCTTGGTGCGCTTTGACAGCGTCGCGCCGCCGGAGGATGGCGAGCGTCGACTCTATGAAAGTCTCGCCCTGCTGCTGGAGTCTGCCCGGCCGCAACTCGAACACCTGATCGCCGATCAGCAAGCCCAGCGTCTGGCTCGCCAACAAAGCGCAGAGCGATTGATCGCCGAATTACTGATTGATTGCGCGGCTTGCCGGCGCAGCGTGGTCAGTGAAGCCGAACAGGAACAACAGGCGATCAGCGAACTGCGCAAAGCCGTACGCCAGCGTGAGCAGCGTTGTGTCGAGGCCCTGCTCAAGCTCTACGCCTTCCGCCCACAGGATGCCGCCGCCAGTGATTTGCCGCTGCTCGACGGCCGTTGGGGCGACGATTTGTTCAATCCGGAAACCCTGAAACAACTGGGCGTGCGGGTCGGTGGCGGAATCGCTGCCGGCGCAGCGGCCGGAGCCGGGGTCGATTTGCTGGTGGGTGGCATCACCCTGGGCGCGGCGGCATTGGCCGGAGCGATTGCCGGCGGCGCCCTGCAAACCGCCCGCAGTTATGGCAGCCGCTTGCTCGGCAAGCTCAAGGGCCAGCGCGAACTGACGGTGGATGACAACGTGCTGCGGCTGTTGGCGCTGCGCCAGCGGCAATTGCTGCAAGCGCTCAATGCCCGTGGGCATGCGGCGATGGACAGTATTCAGGTGGCGACGCCACAGGATAAAACCTGGCGCGAAGGCAAACTGCCCGAGGCGCTGAACAAGGCGCGGGCGCATCCGCAGTGGTCGTCGCTCAATCCTCATCCCAAGTTGAATCAGGCGGAGCGGCAGGAGCAAGTTGAAGTGTTGGCGCAGCAGCTGTAG
- a CDS encoding phosphonate degradation HD-domain oxygenase has product MERNEQVIAEVFGLYERFGDSDYIGEPVSQIEHMSQAAELAMAEGFDDEVILAAFFHDIGHICTESAENMGGFGVVSHERLGADYLRRAGFSERMARLVEYHVQAKRYLTLKEAGYYERLSEASRRTLEYQGGVMTAEEAEAFEQDPLCAVSLRMRRWDEMAKEMHVPVIDLAVLKGKAVRLLAA; this is encoded by the coding sequence ATGGAGCGTAATGAACAGGTGATTGCCGAGGTGTTCGGTTTGTACGAGCGCTTTGGTGACAGCGACTACATCGGCGAGCCGGTGTCGCAGATCGAGCACATGTCCCAGGCGGCGGAGCTGGCCATGGCCGAAGGCTTCGATGATGAGGTGATTCTGGCGGCGTTCTTTCACGACATCGGGCATATCTGCACCGAAAGCGCAGAGAACATGGGCGGTTTCGGTGTGGTCAGCCATGAACGCCTGGGCGCGGATTATCTGCGCCGCGCTGGATTCAGCGAGCGCATGGCGCGGCTGGTCGAATACCACGTGCAGGCCAAGCGTTACCTGACGCTCAAGGAGGCGGGATACTACGAGCGCTTGAGTGAAGCCAGTCGCCGAACCCTGGAATATCAGGGCGGGGTGATGACGGCTGAAGAGGCTGAGGCGTTCGAGCAGGACCCGTTGTGTGCCGTGAGTTTGCGCATGCGCCGGTGGGATGAAATGGCGAAAGAGATGCATGTGCCGGTGATAGATCTGGCGGTGTTGAAGGGCAAAGCGGTGCGGTTGTTGGCGGCGTAA